A window of Gossypium hirsutum isolate 1008001.06 chromosome D13, Gossypium_hirsutum_v2.1, whole genome shotgun sequence genomic DNA:
CTGGCAGTTTAGCAAGCCTGAAGACTTGAACAACTCTTCTGCTAGTAGATTACAAGACAGGCTACGTCATGAGCAAAAATTTTTACCAATGAGCAGCAGCGCTACCGGAAGTGGTAAGGATGGTGAAGATGCCAGCGTAAATCAGGATGTTGGTGGAACTTATGACTTTACAAGCAACGGGATTGAACTTGATTCTGTGCCTCTGAACGTAGATTCAGCATATGAATTTACTGACCAAAACCAATCTGCAACAGCAGGAAATGCAGAAGTTATTGTTCTTAGTGATTCAGATGAAGAGAATGAAATATTGATATCTCCTCCAACTGTGTATAAggataatcacaaccaaaatgaTGGTGGGGGACTTGGTTTTCCGGTTGCACCTCCTGGAATTTCTCATCCATATTCAGAAGAACCACCTCTTGGGCCTGCTGCTAATTTGGGTCTTTTTACTCCCAATGATGAATTCGACATGCCTCTGTGGTCATTACCTTCGGGATCTCAAGATGGTTCTGGGTTTCAACTATTTAATACAGATCCGGATGTTGCAGATACCTTAGTTGATCTGCAGCGAAGTTCTCTCAATTGCCCTTCGACAATTAATGGTTATCCATTGGCTCCTGAGACAACAATGGGATCTACAGCTCTAGTCCCTACTTGTTCCATTGGTCAGGTTGATACAAATCTAAATGACAGCTTGGTTGACACTACCCTCTTTGGTGGAGAGGATCCCTCACTTCAGATATTTCTTCCAACGCATCCTTCAGGTGCATCAGCAGAGTCTGGTTTCAGAGATGAAGCTGACGTATCGAACGGCATCTGTACCGATGATTGGATCTCACTTAGTCTTGGAGGTGGTGCAAGTGTCGGCCATGGGGACTCGACAACTGTGAATGGATTGAATTCAAGGCAGCCAATACCTTCCAAAGAGCGTGCTATGGACACTGGTTAGTTCCCTTGCTCTTTTGGAAAAAGCGCTAtattaaaaatttggaaaaaaatgtaTATACTTGTATCTGGCACACAAGTTTGAGATTAGTAATTCACCGCATTAGAATTTTTCCTAGCTCCATCACTGTTCTGAAGTTTCTAGCATTGATTGTTACTTCCTTCTGCAGCTTCTCTGTTGCTTGGTATGAATGAGAGTAGAAATGGGAAGTCAAGTAGGCAAAGAACAGAGAGCCCTTTCTCATTTCCTCGGCAAAAACGGTCAGTTCGACCAAGATTATATCTCTCTATTGACTCCGACACCGAGTAATTGTGTTCGCATAAATTTAACGGCTACTTGTGGATAAATTTGGTGATCACTCATGAAGAACTGGGCTTGCATTTCAGTTAAAACacgaaattaaaattttcagaatgaAAGTGCTGCCAAATTAAAAAGAAGGGGGCAGCTTCAACGTTGCTGTGTTGATGACTTTTCCGAGGTGAGGTCGGAACAGGAGGCCTTCAATTCCTGTAAGTGTTGAAACCTCAGATTCTAATACTAGTTTATTCTAGGCGTGGTAGCATAAAACAAGCAGTTTTTACCCTAGAGTTAAAAAGCATTGAGGGAGGtcgtttttgataaaaatgtacAGTTAAATTGGAATTTTGGGTAAATGGATATGCATGCAGTTGGGGGGGGGTGAAGTGAGCACAAAAAGATTCCACCTATTTTGCCTATTTTTTGGTCTAAAAGACAGTTGGGATCAAATAGATTTGTAAATTCACTTAAATTCATAGAGAaaccccctttttttattttaattgtgttcCTTTTGGCTGAAAATTTTCCTTTGGCATTGCTGCTATATTTTTAATAGATGAATGTGTAGCTTTGTTATGGTGCATGACACTTGGGATCTGGTatgattattattgttattataggGGTTCATGGAAATCGGATCTAGTTGGGTCAAGCTGTTGACATGTATAATATTGATCAATATCGTATATTTTTTGTTTACATATATGATATCTTTATTTGTACAACAGTTTAGGTCATAATGTTTTGCAATTGAGTAAATTACGGTAGTAATCACCTAATTATGGATTTTTAATCACTCAATTATAAAATAGACTCAACCGCtagtaaactttttttttttattaaaagttataaaatggtgaTTTAACCATTTAATTGTCTTTTTTTGTCatctaattattttgaatttttgggtgttttttacttttatattagtCAGCTGAGTGAGTTTACACCCCTTGCAATTTTGGTTTCTGGTATTCATGTTTCTTCGTAGAAGAATAGTGTTTTAgattctttttataaaattttgaaacgttattgttattatttatatcATAATGATATCCATgtctttgtaaaaaaaaaatgcgaaaattaattcttttaaaaagtttttataaaaaagtcttgaaaatttcatatattttttaaaaaattaaaaactttaaaaaaataatcgaaTGATTGTTGTATTATTTCATCTTTCACCTCCGGCATGTCTGGTAATATAAcgtgaaataatagaaattatgTGAACAGATATCAGATAAAATATTTTATCCTAACACATAAAACATTCATGTTTAGCAAGAAGGAAGAACATGAAACTGCAACAGTAATGTGAAAAAAGCTAACAAAGTCTTAGTCTTCATTTTCAGGTTGAAGAACTGAGAGCAAATTCAAAGCTGAAGAGCCGATATGCATTCCTCGAACTATGCCTCCATATCCATCTTTTATTCTGTGGCACAATAACAATATTGAATCCCACAGTGCTGTTCTCCCCTGAAAAACATATACATGCCATCAAATTATTTGATGAACTTAACCTCGGGACTAAAATTCATGTCAGACTCATCCACTATCCAAGTAACATGGCATCTAACTCGTATGTGTTTACATCTTTTCCATCAACCAAAGATTGTCCAAATGAATCTTAACTATCCAACCACGACAATACTACATTTCCAACGATTAACGAGAACTGCAATTATTCACCCTTATATCATCTTCAGATGCTGATATGGAATTTCTTTAGTAGTTATTAATAATTATGACATGCTATTTACTGCCTATGAAAAAGTAGTTAAAATAGAGCTTTACCTGAAGAGAGAACTGCAATTTCTTGTCCCAGTATAAGGCGAAAATGGGGAGACTCTGTTTCCCTATTGCCAGTATGCAAGCTCCAGGATGAAGGGTCGAAGGAACACCAGATACAATAGCAATGTACTTCTCTGGAATCCTGTCTCTCGGCAAGGTTCCGAAGAACAAGGGATTCTTACTAGATTGAGCTCCAGCATACGAAGTCGGGTCAACATGTAACATCCATTTTGGATGCTCTAGAAATGCGCAAAACAGGTACAAGAGTAAGTGAGAATCAGTTGGTAGTTCGTGAGTCCATTTCTTGTTCTTTTTATCGTAAACATCCCCATTTCCTTGATACTCGTAATTCTTCAAACAGGTTCCATCAGCAAGTTCTGTGCAAACAAATAGTGATTCCGTAATTTAGGTACACTGAAAAGTCTACCAATGCAAAACAGAAACTGAACATTAAAGGGACTGTTGAAAATACCTCGAATTCTTCGTACTGTATAATCAGCTCTCACACTGTTTTGTGGCAGCAACCCCTTCATCCACTCACCTTTCATCAATGCATGAAGCTTTTGGTGTTCGGTAATGGCATCAATACACTCCTGCATAACGGGGATAAAAGGATTTTGTTGAGGGAATTGTAGTTGGTTGGCTATAGGCTTAGctgtattttatcaaaaaaagtaCCATTAGCTAAGATCGATAAAACTCAACaaatgcaaaaaataaataaatgaaagacAGCATCAGGAGAACTTACGCGTGGATGCCTCAAGAGTTTGAACAAGAGTTGCACGTAATTGATGGAGTAGCCCTTCTTCCTCAAGAGTGAATGATGGTTGCCATTCCTTTGACCTATCAGGCGGAGACAAAACAGCCGGATTTCCATTGGTTGATGGATCATTTCCTACTTGATTAATGGTTACAGAGATATTGAGTTTAGCAGCCGCTTTCATTACCTATAAGCAGAGGATTTGTGAATCTCGTAATTAAATATTTCCTGGGATTCCTCTCAAAATTATTGAAAACATCATAAAGCTAAAACATCATAACATGACGAGATTATATGGTGAAACTAAAATGATAGCATAGATGAGCGAATGAAAAACCTGAATGTGACTGGTTTCAATTTTGTTCAGTAGAGGGTTTAGTAGAACCGAAGAAAACCATTGTCTAAGTCGATCACGCCAGTGCTCAATTTGAGGATAGATTCCCAAATGCCCAAAAGCTTCAACATACTCCTCCATTGACATCGGAGGTGGAAGCTCGCCTTCTCCTTTTTTCGGAGGAGTGGTAAATTTTTGGGAACCGGGAGACATCCTCACAGGCCTCAGTGGTGTACTTCTTGTAGTTCCAGATGTATTAGCTGAACTTGCAACAGTATTCGGACTAGCTATTCCAAATCCACTGATGGTTGGTGGTGGGGTAGCTAGTTTTCCTGCTGATTCGGTGATTTTCTCATCTACTTCGGCAAGGAACTGTTCAAGTTGCTCTTCTGTTGTAATTTCTTTGGCATAGGAGGATCGCTTAGTGGACCATGGGGTTTTCACTAGAGGCTCTTGTCCCGGTGAAGTTTGACGAGAAGATAATGACGAAGTGGATGCCGGAACAAGATATAATGAAGAAGGGGAGCCCTGGGATCTGGATGGTGTAGCAAAAGGGCTCATCTTATTTCCACCACTGGTATTTGATTTATTAGAGCTAGCTAGAGACTTACGATCTGAGCCACTAATTGATGGATGAAGTGGTACAAGAACATCCGAAGAAGATAATGCTGCCAGGGGTTTGGACTTGGGAGGTTTCTTATAAGAATccggtgcaacttgctcaaccttcGATTTTACTCCTAAAAGCCCCAGCTGACGCTTTGTTAGGTTAGGTTGATTTTTAGTTCCTTTAGAAGGAGATACAAGTGACAAACAACTACTGGTGCTCTTGCTTCGATGCCAAGAGATAGCTTTGAATAAGGCAAAAAGTGTTCCAACAAAAACTACACCTGATGCAACTTGTACTGCCTTGGCAAATATATCTGAAGCACCAATAACACATTTCAATAACAGGAAATAGAGCACTTAAATTCAAGAATCAAAGGAATTCAATCTGCAAATGATAACTTACAAGCCACTTCATCGGACAAATTTCCGAACTTAAATTTATCAGCGAACCCATTTCCACTACATCAATGTGAGATAAAATGATTGTGTTAGTGAAAtgaaaacacattcaaattgaaaaaaaaagtatagacAAGAAAGACAAAAGTCGGTAGCATTTAAAAGGTTAGTTTTCTCCATTTGAAAGCAGAGCAAAGGAAGAAAAACTCAAATTTGGCTAGATGATTATCGAGTTGAGCTCAAGCAGTTGACCAAGCTGAACTTGAGTATCCTTATGTTCGACTCAAGTAGCTTGGCAATGTAATAgcctttttaaatttatcatatcaATACATACTTTGAGCCTAAAAATCCAAGATTGAAGTGAAACATGagaatcaaattcatatttacTAAGTACAGAGCTTAATTGATTGCATTCAAGCAAGTTCGAGTTGTTTGATTTTTATCTCAAATCGAACTCAACCTTAAAAGGTGAAAACATAACGAGTTAGACACAAGTTTTCGAGGTTCAAATTTTGAACCGAACTAGAATTCCTTACTGCTTGAGCTCAAACTCTGACTTCGATTACACCCCTAAATCCTACTAATTACCTAACCCTAATCCTATCTCTGCTTGTCTCTTACTAAATGATGCATATTGGCCTGCAACAGTCCACAACATATCATCGAACTACCTTTCCATTGATGATTCCCTTACAAACCTCGGCTTTCTTTTAAGTATTCATTGAAACAAAAAGGATCGTTTAATGCATTTTTCTTCAGAAACAAAATGCATATCCATCACTAGAGAGAAGAAACAAAACCCTTTTTGCTTAAACCCTCCTAGAACCCTAAAACAACCGCCATATGTATAAAATGTATGTATAGCAGGAAAAGACTTGAAACTATTGCGTTtaatgaaacaaaagaaaaaacccAAAAAGGGGAAAGTAAAGAACCTGTAAATTGTGGAGAGGAGAGCAAATGCAGAAGCAGAGGAGAGAGAAAGGATACAAAGAAAAGTTGATTTAGAGGGCTTTAAACTTATCGCCGTTAAAGCGGCGGATAACGTGGGGTTTTGGTAGACAGAGAACTTAGAGGGCTTCGACGGCGGCGAACCCCTGTCTTGGCCGGCGGCAGCTTCCATGTTTTAACCGCGAAATTTGGGGATTTTGAAAGAGATTTGTCTCTTTTTTTTCTGGGTTTATGGCACCCCGCTCTATTCTCTAGCAGCTTTAGGAACTTAAGCACAGACTGAACAGTCACGTTGGTTTCAAAAAAGGGTTAGGGTAAAGTACAACTAAGGTCatgaaattattaataaatttatattttgaccatttaacttcaaaaagttacaaaataatcactaaattattttaaaattttatttaaatcactgaactaaattatttaaaaaaagtttattCAAGTCATTGAATTATTAGGGTTTCTTTCTTAAATATGACTGGTAAACTCCAAACGATAATTTGACAATTAATATGGTGAATTAGTACCTAtcaataagtaaaataatatatctaaTATTTAAGCCAATCTAACGGTTAGTGTCGAAGTTTTGAAAAGAAAGTTATTTAGACTTTGGTTTGTAAATTCGTGACATTCAAATGTGtttcataaaaaaactaaattgtaaaagataaaGGGAACGAGAGCTTTTGATCTGTGTAAGCGATACGAATTGAAAAAGCCATACAACAGTGATTTTGTAACTTTTAAATAGTCCAATAAccatttgtaactttttgaagttaagtgactaGAACATAAacatactaataatttagtgactttagATATAATTTATCCAATGAGTTAATATAACTTTTAGCCTATTAACTTAGCAATTAGATCACAATTTTTTTAATCCATTCTAGCATTTGAACTTAATGAATAGATTTATTATAATCCGTGGTTTTgacaaatataaaaacttaacaaTATGACACTCTGCAATTATGTCACGTCGTTGcctcgaaattaaaaaaaattaagagtatCATGACATCAAACTTGATGAAATCAAAGTTCAGGATTAAAATAGACTTACCAAAGAagacaaaaaaaatgtaaatacgAAAATAGACTTAATTACTATGTTTTTTTTAGAGGGATCAATTTAATCAATAACGACATTGAGAGAGACAAAGAAATATCCATTTTTCCGAATTCTAAggtatataaatgtatttttatatattaacacaaattaaatatatatacaacattTTAACTTTACCAtcgaactaaaattttattttaatataatatttacattttaatttattttgcaaattaattaaattgatgttacaaATTAACTCAATActaaatattaataacaatagtACAATAAACAATTGTAATACATTtagtattattaatataatttatttacgtgtttaaattttattttactcacaatttaatttatttatttttattttaataaattatatatttaatgtgttattattaattaattttaaattatatattttttatttatcattcgCGTAAATAGAAGTTCTAgtagtatttatattaaattataagttaaaatataaaataaattatctatATTTAACCTAATCATATCAATGCTCGAACCTTCTCGTGCAACCTATAAATAACCCTGACCATTAAGTTTATTACCCTTTTACCCTCCCATTTTCTCGCCTTTTATCTTCTatctaagagaaaaaaaaaattaaaggagaaaaagggcaaaaaagaaaaaaaaacatttcctTCAACCAAAGTACACCAAACCATGCCAAGAGGTTCATCGCAGTCGCAGTCGCAATCCTCCACTTCCTCCTCCACGTCCCGGCCGGGCGTTATGGCTCCTCGCGGTTCCGCGGCCGCAGCAGCCGGTATGCGCCGCCGGAGGATCGTCGGAGGTTCTTCATCGGCTACCGCCTCTGGATCCGTGGGTTCCGGTTCCGGGGGCAACATGCTTCGATTCTACACCGACGATGCTCCCGGATTGAAGATCTCACCTACCGTCGTCCTCGTCATGAGCCTTTGCTTCATAGGTTTCGTCACGGCTCTTCACGTTTTCGGCAAGCTGTATCGCGCCAAAGCCGGAGCTGGACCGTGAGGGTCTTGGCTCGGACCTGATCCTCTTTCTATTCGGATCTCCGATCCGTTACTGAACCGGTAACTGAATTTCCGCTTCACTCCTTTCTTCGTTTCTTTCGTTGTTTGACCGTTTCTGGCGTTTAGTCTCTGTAAATAATGATGGCAAGCTTGTAATTATACAGTACTTTTGAAGGTCGTGAACCTTTTTAATTTGCGTTCAAGTTTGATAAAATGAATATGCTTTTTCTCTTTGAAGTTCTTGGGGCTGTTCCCTCCTTTTGCTAGCTTTAATCCAAAAGTGACGTCTTTCACGCtcgttttttagttttttaaggtATATGGCTTGGCTGCTagttttctttaataatttaggCAAATATCGGTTTGAACATTGAGTCACGCAATAAATATCGTATGTGGCTCTTTTAAtcactttttatttaaataaataaattaaattaatttttttctgatCGGATCCGGTTcttttaggtttaaattttattgtgtatattgaattgattttaattttaaggtGAGTTTGGATAGGCGATGTGTTTaactgcggttagtgtaaaaatagcggtggtggtgagattagatactgtagcgatactgtagcgtgagacaaaaagtaaactaaacgcatcGCACCGCACTCAATCGCCCATCTAAACCCACTCTTAGATGACGACGAGTTTATCATTACACGGTCCTTAAGGCACTGTTTTTAAACTCAAACCCAACTCGCTTCAACGATTAGATCAGAAATCAATAATGATATTGACTTCAAGAAAATTCAAAGATTGATCGGTAAAACAATTGAACTATATGAATTGATAACTTAACCGGTTTACCATCAATCCAATTCAATTCAATGATGCAATATCATCATTTAAACAAAGTTTGTTACTTAAAATACCGAAAAACAAGTATTAGATATTAATGCACTGATAAGGTATATTAAACTTTTAAGAGAGaatgtaattttaaatttcaaagatAACATTATCAAAAAAGTAACTACGAATCCCAAATAAAAGGGAAATATACCTCTATGATTGGATCAGAAACCGATATTAGTATTCATTTAGagagaaaaattaaattgattgatcCATAAAATGATTAAACTAGATGAATTCATAACTTAACCAATTTATCATCAATCCAGTTCAAGCATACGAAATCAtcttaaattttgttatataaaaaaccaaaaatggccttattttTCGCACAACtagaaaattcatatataaaccaACAAGAATTTGGATATTAGTGCAGTAATAAGGTATATTTCACGTTTTAAGagaaaatgtaaatttaaatCTTAAAGATAATATTATTAGAAGGATAACTATGAATCCCAAATAAAATCTTTGAATGGGTCACTCATATTCACTAGACATAGTCGCATTATTAAACGTATTATGTTTGTGTCCTATCTTATCATTCGAGTTGACTACAAGCACACATtattaaccttaatattttcaAACCACTATCATCCGAAAAGTATCAAAAACTACACATTTATTAAGCAGATGTTTATTCACGATTTGATGTATTTTAGGATTTTAATATTCAttataaatagatttttatttcatttatattcaTTATCTCTATTAATATAGACATTGAAGAAGCATTGTAAATATcttcattaattaataaaaacctcttatttcttattcttttaatttatacTCGATTTATTTTTCTCACTTTTCGCTCGTGTGTTTTCAACCCTTTattatttagtccctatttttaACCCTTTCTTTATTTTCCCAATAGCCCCCCAACTCTGGCCTTAAGGAGATCCTTATGAACCAACCCCAATAACTAGCCACtaacttgatttcaaattttaatctttatgcgtgtataaaatctataaaaatcaagCTATTGTGAGGATAGAGATCATAAACACAATATGCGAGGATTAGTAGGAAGTTTCtcctttaaatattttgtttct
This region includes:
- the LOC107942712 gene encoding transmembrane protein 209 — protein: MEAAAGQDRGSPPSKPSKFSVYQNPTLSAALTAISLKPSKSTFLCILSLSSASAFALLSTIYSGNGFADKFKFGNLSDEVAYIFAKAVQVASGVVFVGTLFALFKAISWHRSKSTSSCLSLVSPSKGTKNQPNLTKRQLGLLGVKSKVEQVAPDSYKKPPKSKPLAALSSSDVLVPLHPSISGSDRKSLASSNKSNTSGGNKMSPFATPSRSQGSPSSLYLVPASTSSLSSRQTSPGQEPLVKTPWSTKRSSYAKEITTEEQLEQFLAEVDEKITESAGKLATPPPTISGFGIASPNTVASSANTSGTTRSTPLRPVRMSPGSQKFTTPPKKGEGELPPPMSMEEYVEAFGHLGIYPQIEHWRDRLRQWFSSVLLNPLLNKIETSHIQVMKAAAKLNISVTINQVGNDPSTNGNPAVLSPPDRSKEWQPSFTLEEEGLLHQLRATLVQTLEASTPKPIANQLQFPQQNPFIPVMQECIDAITEHQKLHALMKGEWMKGLLPQNSVRADYTVRRIRELADGTCLKNYEYQGNGDVYDKKNKKWTHELPTDSHLLLYLFCAFLEHPKWMLHVDPTSYAGAQSSKNPLFFGTLPRDRIPEKYIAIVSGVPSTLHPGACILAIGKQSLPIFALYWDKKLQFSLQGRTALWDSILLLCHRIKDGYGGIVRGMHIGSSALNLLSVLQPENED
- the LOC121225335 gene encoding protein transport protein Sec61 subunit beta encodes the protein MPRGSSQSQSQSSTSSSTSRPGVMAPRGSAAAAAGMRRRRIVGGSSSATASGSVGSGSGGNMLRFYTDDAPGLKISPTVVLVMSLCFIGFVTALHVFGKLYRAKAGAGP